In Microbacterium maritypicum, the following are encoded in one genomic region:
- the purS gene encoding phosphoribosylformylglycinamidine synthase subunit PurS, whose translation MPTIVVDVMPKPELLDPQGKAVSGAFARLGVEGFTDVRIGKRFELTVEGEVTDEVLAEARRIADDVLSNSVIEDVVGIEVAE comes from the coding sequence ATGCCCACCATCGTCGTCGACGTCATGCCCAAGCCCGAACTGCTCGACCCGCAGGGCAAGGCCGTCTCCGGCGCCTTCGCCCGTCTCGGCGTCGAGGGCTTCACCGACGTCCGCATCGGCAAGCGCTTCGAGCTCACCGTCGAGGGCGAGGTCACCGACGAGGTCCTCGCCGAGGCCCGTCGGATCGCCGACGACGTGCTCTCCAACTCCGTGATCGAAGACGTCGTCGGCATCGAGGTCGCGGAGTGA
- a CDS encoding FAD-dependent oxidoreductase, with the protein MTSTEPRTVVIVGGVAGGMSAAARLRRLDEHAQIVIFERGPEVSYANCGLPYYVGGVIADRESLLLQTPVSLRSRFGLDVRVRHDVVRIDTAQKLVEVVDLETGHHLVQRYDALVLATGARPRRDEPASDIPTRSLRTVEDADAIDVALSRAGIPVVVVGGGYTGLEAVENLVARGASVTLVQRGPQLLAPLDTEMAAPIAAEIRAHGVDVRLGVEVVRAGSGSVTLSDGAIVPAELVVDASGVVPETSLAADAGILLGETGGIRVDASCRTSAPDVYAVGDGVEKLDLVGGDAALITMAGLANRHGRMVADLIAGRAESARPALGTGIVRVFGIVAAKTGWSERQLRSAGREFYVVHVHPGSHAGYYPGAETLSMKMLADPDSDAILGVQIVGRDGVDKRIDVVATAMQAGIPAAELAHLELAYAPQFGSAKDAVNILGYVAENTRTGTTPTVQWHELEAARRAGATLIDVRAPSEFAAGAIPGAINMPLDEIRDRLGELPGGPIVVHCQVGLRGHIATRLLRQRGVDARNLDGGYRTWSDGVQGRD; encoded by the coding sequence ATGACGTCGACCGAACCGCGTACCGTCGTCATCGTCGGCGGGGTCGCCGGGGGGATGTCCGCCGCCGCACGCCTGCGCCGGCTCGACGAGCACGCGCAGATCGTGATCTTCGAACGTGGGCCCGAGGTCTCGTACGCGAACTGCGGCCTGCCCTACTACGTCGGAGGTGTGATCGCCGATCGCGAATCGCTGCTGCTGCAGACACCCGTATCCCTGCGCAGCCGTTTCGGACTCGATGTGCGCGTGCGGCATGATGTCGTGCGGATCGACACCGCGCAGAAGCTCGTCGAGGTGGTGGATCTCGAGACGGGGCACCACCTCGTGCAGCGCTACGACGCATTGGTCCTCGCCACCGGGGCGAGGCCCCGGCGGGACGAGCCCGCCTCGGACATCCCCACACGCAGCCTGCGGACGGTCGAAGACGCGGATGCGATCGACGTCGCGCTCTCCCGCGCGGGCATTCCCGTCGTGGTCGTCGGCGGCGGATACACGGGCCTCGAGGCGGTCGAGAACCTCGTCGCGCGAGGCGCATCCGTGACGCTCGTCCAGCGCGGCCCTCAGCTGCTCGCCCCTCTCGACACGGAGATGGCCGCCCCCATCGCGGCCGAGATCCGTGCGCACGGCGTCGACGTGCGTCTCGGCGTGGAGGTCGTTCGAGCCGGTTCCGGAAGTGTCACGCTGAGCGACGGCGCCATCGTCCCCGCAGAGCTCGTCGTCGACGCCTCCGGGGTGGTGCCGGAGACCTCGCTCGCGGCCGACGCCGGAATCCTGCTCGGCGAGACCGGAGGGATCCGGGTCGATGCTTCCTGCCGCACCAGCGCTCCCGACGTCTACGCCGTGGGAGACGGAGTCGAGAAGCTCGACCTCGTCGGCGGAGACGCGGCACTGATCACCATGGCCGGTCTCGCGAACCGGCACGGGCGAATGGTGGCAGACCTCATCGCGGGGCGCGCGGAGTCGGCGCGACCCGCACTCGGCACCGGGATCGTCCGCGTGTTCGGGATCGTCGCAGCGAAGACGGGGTGGAGCGAACGGCAGCTTCGATCGGCGGGACGCGAGTTCTACGTCGTGCACGTGCACCCGGGATCCCACGCCGGCTACTACCCCGGAGCCGAGACCCTGTCGATGAAGATGCTCGCCGACCCGGACTCCGATGCCATCCTCGGTGTGCAGATCGTCGGACGCGACGGTGTCGACAAGCGCATCGACGTGGTGGCGACCGCCATGCAGGCCGGCATACCGGCCGCCGAGCTCGCGCATCTCGAACTCGCCTACGCGCCGCAGTTCGGCTCGGCGAAGGATGCGGTGAACATCCTCGGCTACGTCGCGGAGAACACTCGCACCGGAACGACTCCGACGGTCCAATGGCATGAACTCGAAGCCGCGCGGAGGGCGGGAGCGACGCTGATCGATGTCCGCGCGCCGTCGGAGTTCGCTGCCGGCGCGATCCCCGGTGCGATCAACATGCCGCTGGATGAGATCCGTGACCGGCTCGGCGAACTCCCCGGCGGTCCGATCGTGGTCCACTGCCAGGTGGGCCTGCGCGGGCACATCGCCACCAGACTGCTCCGGCAGCGCGGGGTCGACGCGCGCAACCTCGATGGAGGTTACCGGACCTGGAGCGATGGCGTGCAGGGTCGCGACTAG
- the purQ gene encoding phosphoribosylformylglycinamidine synthase subunit PurQ, whose amino-acid sequence MTIRIGVITFPGSLDDRDAQRAVRIAGAEPVALWHGSHDLEGVDALVLPGGFSYGDYLRAGAIAALSPIMSEVKDAAAKGMPVLGICNGFQMLVEAHLLPGGLIRNNHQHFVRRDQRLTVENSDTAWTNAFRNGQEIVIPLKNADGGYIADEQTLDRIEGEGLVAFRYAGVNPNGSLRDIAGVTNEAGNVVGLMPHPEHATEAGFGPDTAAAMRSGVDGLDFFTSAIAAVARVAA is encoded by the coding sequence GTGACCATCCGCATCGGGGTCATCACCTTCCCCGGCTCGCTCGACGACCGCGACGCGCAGCGCGCCGTCCGCATCGCCGGCGCCGAGCCCGTCGCTCTGTGGCACGGCTCGCACGACCTCGAGGGCGTCGACGCACTCGTCCTCCCGGGCGGCTTCAGCTACGGCGACTACCTGCGCGCCGGCGCGATCGCCGCGCTCTCGCCGATCATGTCCGAGGTGAAGGATGCCGCCGCCAAGGGCATGCCCGTGCTCGGCATCTGCAACGGCTTCCAGATGCTCGTCGAGGCGCACCTGCTGCCCGGCGGACTGATCCGCAACAACCACCAGCACTTCGTGCGCCGCGACCAGCGCCTCACGGTCGAGAACTCCGACACCGCCTGGACGAACGCGTTCCGCAACGGCCAGGAGATCGTGATCCCGCTGAAGAACGCCGACGGCGGCTACATCGCCGACGAGCAGACCCTCGACCGCATCGAGGGTGAGGGTCTCGTGGCGTTCCGCTACGCCGGCGTGAACCCGAACGGGTCGCTCCGCGACATCGCCGGTGTCACGAACGAAGCGGGCAACGTGGTCGGCCTCATGCCGCACCCCGAGCACGCCACCGAAGCCGGCTTCGGCCCCGACACCGCAGCCGCCATGCGCAGCGGCGTCGACGGACTCGACTTCTTCACCAGCGCCATCGCCGCCGTCGCCCGCGTCGCCGCATAA
- a CDS encoding adenine phosphoribosyltransferase — protein MPEAALSPALVRAETLIRNVPDYPQPGIIFRDITPLLADAEALRVTTEAIIEPFAGQFDVIAGIEARGFILASAAAIAAGVGLIPIRKAGKLPRPAASVDYALEYGTATIEMHDDLPAGSRVLLIDDVLATGGTLAAGRELVERLGSHVVGISVLFEIDGLGGREAVGDLHTVFHSA, from the coding sequence GTGCCCGAAGCCGCCCTGTCTCCTGCCCTCGTCCGCGCCGAAACCCTGATCCGCAACGTGCCGGACTATCCGCAGCCGGGTATCATTTTCCGCGACATCACGCCGCTCCTCGCCGACGCCGAGGCGCTGCGGGTCACGACCGAGGCGATCATCGAGCCCTTCGCCGGCCAGTTCGACGTGATCGCCGGCATCGAGGCGCGCGGCTTCATCCTCGCCAGCGCCGCCGCGATCGCCGCGGGCGTCGGCCTCATCCCGATCCGCAAGGCGGGCAAGCTGCCCCGCCCCGCGGCATCCGTCGACTACGCCCTCGAGTACGGCACCGCCACGATCGAGATGCACGACGACCTGCCCGCCGGCTCCCGGGTGCTGCTCATCGACGATGTGCTCGCCACGGGTGGCACGCTCGCCGCCGGACGCGAACTCGTCGAGCGCCTCGGCAGCCACGTCGTCGGCATCTCGGTGCTGTTCGAGATCGACGGCCTCGGCGGTCGCGAGGCCGTCGGTGACCTGCACACCGTCTTCCACTCCGCGTAG
- a CDS encoding LacI family DNA-binding transcriptional regulator — MASIDEVARLAGVSTATVSRALSGRGHVSESARERVQAAAQSLGYVVSSRASSLASGRTRNIGVVVPFLDRWFFSTVLSGVSAALMRAGYDITLYNITADKDVRRHVFDTFLRRQRVDAVIAVSIELDADETQHLLDLGLPVIAIGGPNPKLDTLTVDDVAVAQLATEHLIGLGHTDIAHIGANPEFDIDFHIPTNRRLGFEKALAKAGIPLNHAFLEPADFTVEGGYRAAKQLLGRPGPRPTAVFAASDEMAIGALLAARDLGFSVPDELSIVGIDGHELGEFFRLTTVDQFPLGQGERAADAVLAKLTTPDEVHIPSALPYELNVRGTTARLI; from the coding sequence ATGGCCAGCATCGATGAGGTCGCCCGGCTCGCCGGGGTCTCCACCGCGACCGTCTCGCGCGCGCTCAGCGGCCGCGGCCACGTGTCCGAGTCCGCCAGGGAGCGGGTGCAGGCCGCGGCGCAGTCGCTCGGCTACGTCGTCTCCTCGCGCGCGTCGAGCCTCGCATCGGGGCGCACCCGCAACATCGGGGTGGTCGTCCCGTTCCTCGACCGGTGGTTCTTCAGCACGGTGCTGTCGGGCGTCTCGGCCGCGCTGATGCGCGCCGGTTACGACATCACGCTCTACAACATCACCGCCGACAAGGACGTGCGTCGGCACGTGTTCGACACGTTCCTGCGTCGGCAGCGTGTGGATGCCGTGATCGCGGTGTCGATCGAACTCGACGCCGACGAGACACAGCATTTGCTCGACCTCGGCCTGCCGGTCATCGCGATCGGCGGCCCGAACCCGAAGCTCGACACCCTCACGGTCGACGACGTGGCGGTCGCCCAGCTCGCCACCGAGCACCTGATCGGCCTCGGCCACACCGACATCGCGCACATCGGCGCCAACCCCGAGTTCGACATCGACTTTCACATCCCCACCAACCGACGCCTCGGGTTCGAGAAGGCCCTGGCGAAGGCCGGGATCCCTCTGAACCACGCCTTCCTCGAGCCGGCGGACTTCACGGTCGAGGGCGGCTACCGCGCGGCGAAGCAGCTGCTCGGACGGCCGGGCCCCCGACCGACGGCGGTGTTCGCGGCATCCGATGAGATGGCGATCGGGGCGCTGCTCGCGGCCCGCGACCTGGGTTTCAGCGTGCCGGATGAGCTGTCGATCGTCGGCATCGACGGGCACGAGCTCGGCGAATTCTTCCGCCTGACCACCGTCGACCAGTTCCCGCTCGGGCAGGGCGAGCGGGCCGCGGATGCGGTGCTGGCGAAGCTCACCACCCCGGACGAGGTGCACATCCCGTCGGCACTGCCGTACGAGCTGAACGTGCGCGGAACCACCGCCCGCCTGATCTAG
- a CDS encoding ABC transporter substrate-binding protein codes for MNTRARHRILAIAALASVSALALAGCAGNADGAPEGSADEDVTLTVTTFGTFGYDDLYKEYEKAHPNVKIEATNIDTGGNARTDAFTKIAAGSGLSDVVAIEEGWLGAIMDVSDTFVDLRDYGIEDRKADWVDWKYGQATDAEGRVIGYGTDIGPSGICYNGAAFEAAGLPSDRESVAELLNGDWENYFKVGADYTAKTGKAWYDHSGFVWNAMVNQLDEGYYTTDGKLNVEDNAELKERFELLGAATEGGQSAAQTAWDWNGGKSFVDGTFATFVCPGWMLGVVQGQVEAGGGDASTGWDFADVFPGGAANWGGAFLSIPESSQHKEAAAELADWLTQPEQQVKQSAAAGNFPSTIKAQETLAADATPNEFFNDAPTGAILAERAKGVVAQFKGADDSVIQENVFGPALSSLDRGETDTQGSWDQAIKLLNELVD; via the coding sequence GTGAACACACGTGCCCGCCACCGGATCCTCGCGATTGCCGCCCTGGCATCCGTCTCCGCCCTCGCCCTCGCCGGTTGCGCCGGCAATGCCGACGGCGCCCCCGAAGGCAGTGCCGACGAGGATGTCACGCTGACCGTCACCACGTTCGGCACCTTCGGCTACGACGACCTCTACAAGGAGTACGAGAAGGCGCACCCGAACGTCAAGATCGAGGCGACCAACATCGACACCGGCGGCAACGCCCGCACCGATGCCTTCACCAAGATCGCCGCCGGCTCCGGCCTCAGCGACGTCGTCGCGATCGAAGAGGGCTGGCTCGGCGCCATCATGGACGTCTCCGACACCTTCGTCGACCTGCGCGACTACGGCATCGAAGACCGCAAGGCCGACTGGGTCGACTGGAAGTACGGCCAGGCGACGGATGCCGAAGGCCGCGTCATCGGCTACGGCACCGACATCGGCCCGAGCGGCATCTGCTACAACGGTGCCGCATTCGAAGCCGCCGGCCTGCCGAGCGACCGCGAGTCCGTCGCCGAGTTGCTCAACGGCGACTGGGAGAACTACTTCAAGGTCGGTGCCGACTACACGGCCAAGACCGGCAAGGCCTGGTACGACCACTCCGGCTTCGTCTGGAACGCCATGGTCAACCAGCTCGATGAGGGCTACTACACGACCGACGGCAAGCTGAACGTCGAGGACAACGCCGAGCTCAAGGAGCGCTTCGAGCTGCTGGGTGCGGCGACCGAGGGCGGCCAGTCCGCTGCGCAGACGGCCTGGGACTGGAACGGCGGCAAGTCGTTCGTCGACGGAACCTTCGCGACCTTCGTGTGCCCGGGCTGGATGCTCGGCGTCGTGCAGGGTCAGGTCGAGGCCGGCGGCGGCGACGCCTCCACCGGCTGGGACTTCGCCGACGTGTTCCCCGGCGGCGCAGCCAACTGGGGCGGCGCCTTCCTGTCGATCCCGGAGTCCTCGCAGCACAAGGAGGCGGCCGCTGAGCTCGCCGACTGGCTGACGCAGCCGGAGCAGCAGGTGAAGCAGTCCGCCGCCGCGGGCAACTTCCCCTCGACGATCAAGGCGCAGGAGACCCTGGCCGCCGACGCGACGCCGAACGAGTTCTTCAACGACGCTCCGACCGGGGCGATCCTCGCCGAGCGTGCCAAGGGTGTCGTCGCCCAGTTCAAGGGTGCCGATGACTCGGTGATCCAGGAGAACGTCTTCGGCCCGGCTCTCAGCAGCCTCGACCGCGGCGAGACCGACACGCAGGGTTCCTGGGACCAGGCGATCAAGCTCCTGAACGAGCTCGTCGACTGA
- a CDS encoding glycoside hydrolase family 13 protein, with amino-acid sequence MAQLEQIAAPGSEWWRSAVIYQIYPRSFADASGDGIGDLPGITSRLDSLQELGVDAIWLSPFMTSPQRDAGYDVADYRDVDPLFGTLADFDEMLTQAHDRGIRVIVDLVPNHSSDQHVWFQEALKAAPGSPERARYIFRDGKGENGELPPNNWESVFGGGMWQRVTEADGTPGQWYLHIFDATQPDFDWNNEEVQEEFRSILRFWLDRGVDGFRVDVAHGMIKTEGLPDYTPPTDADSMGGGESNVPYWGQDGVHEIYRDWHKVLAEYDGDRALCGEAWMPTLKQTALWVRPDEMHQTFNFPYLMTPWDAKSLGDVIRESLDEFGGVGAPSTWVLSNHDVVRHASRLALTADNPQGEGIGPNTPNKPDTAIGLARARAATTLMLALPGSAYLYQGEELGLPEAMEIPDEFRQDPTWFRTEGKRYGRDGCRVPLPWEAESPAFGFNETGLSWLPQPTEWATYARDVEEVDPGSTLALYKRLLASRREHGFGAGSLVWEDAGADTVAFRRGDVHVVANLGTAPIELPADASVMLKSQPFDGSSIPVDTAVWYTTV; translated from the coding sequence ATGGCACAGCTTGAGCAGATCGCAGCCCCCGGTTCCGAGTGGTGGCGCAGCGCCGTCATCTACCAGATCTATCCCCGATCCTTCGCGGACGCCTCCGGCGACGGCATCGGCGACCTCCCGGGCATCACCAGCCGCCTCGACTCGCTGCAGGAACTCGGCGTCGACGCGATCTGGCTCAGCCCCTTCATGACCAGCCCGCAGCGCGACGCCGGCTACGACGTGGCGGACTACCGCGACGTCGACCCCCTGTTCGGCACGCTCGCCGACTTCGACGAGATGCTCACCCAGGCCCATGACCGCGGCATCCGCGTGATCGTCGACCTGGTCCCGAACCACTCGTCCGACCAGCACGTGTGGTTCCAGGAAGCACTCAAGGCGGCGCCGGGCAGCCCGGAGCGCGCGCGGTACATCTTCCGCGACGGCAAGGGCGAGAACGGCGAGCTCCCGCCGAACAACTGGGAGTCGGTGTTCGGCGGCGGCATGTGGCAGCGCGTGACCGAGGCCGACGGCACCCCCGGCCAGTGGTACCTGCACATCTTCGACGCCACGCAGCCCGACTTCGACTGGAACAACGAAGAGGTGCAGGAGGAGTTCCGCTCCATCCTGCGCTTCTGGCTCGACCGCGGTGTCGACGGCTTCCGGGTCGACGTCGCCCACGGCATGATCAAGACCGAGGGCCTTCCGGACTACACCCCGCCGACCGACGCCGACTCCATGGGCGGCGGCGAATCGAACGTGCCGTACTGGGGCCAGGACGGCGTCCACGAGATCTACCGCGACTGGCACAAGGTGCTCGCCGAGTACGACGGCGACCGTGCGCTGTGCGGCGAGGCCTGGATGCCGACGCTCAAGCAGACCGCGCTCTGGGTGCGTCCGGACGAGATGCACCAGACCTTCAACTTCCCGTACCTGATGACGCCGTGGGATGCGAAGTCGTTGGGGGATGTCATCCGCGAGTCGCTCGACGAGTTCGGCGGCGTCGGAGCGCCCAGCACCTGGGTGCTCTCGAACCACGACGTCGTGCGGCACGCGTCGCGCCTCGCGCTCACGGCCGACAACCCCCAGGGTGAGGGCATCGGACCGAACACCCCGAACAAGCCCGACACCGCGATCGGCCTGGCCCGCGCCCGCGCGGCGACCACCCTCATGCTCGCGCTCCCCGGCTCGGCCTACCTGTACCAGGGCGAAGAGCTCGGGCTCCCCGAGGCGATGGAGATCCCCGACGAGTTCCGTCAGGACCCGACCTGGTTCCGCACCGAGGGCAAGCGCTACGGACGCGACGGATGCCGCGTGCCGCTGCCCTGGGAGGCGGAGTCTCCGGCCTTCGGCTTCAACGAGACCGGACTGTCGTGGCTCCCGCAGCCGACCGAGTGGGCGACGTACGCCCGCGACGTCGAAGAGGTCGACCCCGGCTCGACGCTCGCCCTGTACAAGCGTCTGCTCGCGTCTCGTCGCGAGCACGGCTTCGGCGCAGGTTCCCTGGTCTGGGAGGATGCCGGCGCTGACACGGTGGCCTTCCGCCGCGGCGACGTGCACGTGGTCGCGAACCTCGGCACCGCACCGATCGAGCTGCCGGCCGACGCGAGCGTGATGCTGAAGAGCCAGCCGTTCGACGGCTCGTCGATCCCGGTCGACACCGCCGTCTGGTACACCACGGTCTGA
- a CDS encoding SDR family oxidoreductase, which yields MPRDQYTFTNPAELYADIEPEKQHMPEPGLDADLAPKADLGEESYRGTGRLTGRKALITGGDSGIGAATAIAFAREGADVAISYLPEEEEDASRIAGILREAGVKVAALPGDLRDPEYCRTLVADAVAALGGLDILVNNGGKQVYQESLIDITDEQFDDTFKTNVYAMFWITKAALPHLPAGSTIINTTSIQAYSPSGILVDYASTKATINAFTKGLAEQLAPKGIRVNAVAPGPIWTPLQPSDGQPQEKLDSFGEDTPLGRMGQPAELAPAYVFLASAESSYVAGETLNVNGGMPTP from the coding sequence ATGCCCCGCGACCAGTACACCTTCACCAACCCTGCCGAGCTCTACGCGGACATCGAACCCGAGAAGCAGCACATGCCGGAGCCCGGCCTCGACGCCGACCTGGCCCCGAAGGCCGACCTCGGCGAGGAGAGCTACCGCGGCACCGGACGGCTCACCGGCCGCAAGGCGCTGATCACCGGCGGCGACTCCGGTATCGGCGCGGCCACAGCGATCGCGTTCGCCCGAGAGGGTGCCGACGTCGCGATCTCGTACCTGCCCGAAGAGGAGGAGGATGCGAGCCGCATCGCCGGGATCCTCCGCGAGGCCGGCGTGAAGGTCGCCGCTCTGCCGGGCGACCTCCGCGACCCCGAGTACTGCCGGACACTCGTCGCCGATGCGGTGGCCGCCCTGGGCGGGCTCGACATCCTCGTCAACAATGGCGGGAAGCAGGTCTACCAGGAGTCGCTGATCGACATCACGGACGAGCAGTTCGACGACACGTTCAAGACCAACGTGTACGCGATGTTCTGGATCACGAAGGCGGCGCTGCCGCACCTCCCCGCCGGTTCGACGATCATCAACACCACGTCGATCCAGGCGTACTCGCCGTCCGGCATCCTCGTCGACTACGCCTCGACCAAGGCGACCATCAACGCGTTCACGAAGGGGCTTGCCGAGCAGCTCGCCCCGAAGGGCATCCGTGTGAACGCGGTGGCGCCCGGCCCGATCTGGACACCGCTGCAGCCGAGCGACGGTCAGCCGCAGGAGAAGCTGGACAGCTTCGGCGAGGACACCCCGCTCGGCCGGATGGGACAGCCCGCCGAGCTCGCCCCGGCATACGTGTTCCTGGCGTCGGCGGAGTCGAGCTATGTCGCCGGCGAGACGCTGAACGTCAACGGCGGCATGCCGACGCCGTGA
- a CDS encoding carbohydrate ABC transporter permease has protein sequence MTATQALSVPEKIRRRRAVGGNAGIGSRPGFLTYGLLAAFIIGSVYPLWWSVVVASGTNATRGETLPLIPGGNFLANAAKVFDAIPFWLALGNSFLISGIITISVVTFSTLAGYAFAKLKFKGRDGMMIFVIATMAIPTQLGIIPLFMLMRELGWTGSIGAVIVPTLVTAFGVFFMRQYLVDVIPDELIEAARMDGANQFRTFLTVGLPAARPAMAILGLFTFMTAWTDYLWPLIVLSPQNPTLQTALSQLQSGYYIDYSIVLAGAVLATLPLLVLFVVAGRQLVSGIMAGAVKG, from the coding sequence ATGACCGCCACCCAGGCGCTGAGCGTCCCCGAGAAGATCCGCCGGCGTCGTGCCGTCGGGGGCAACGCCGGCATCGGCAGCCGCCCCGGATTCCTGACCTACGGGCTCCTCGCCGCGTTCATCATCGGCAGCGTCTACCCGCTGTGGTGGTCGGTGGTGGTGGCCAGCGGCACGAACGCCACCCGCGGCGAGACCCTCCCGCTGATCCCCGGCGGCAACTTCCTGGCCAACGCGGCCAAGGTCTTCGATGCCATCCCGTTCTGGCTCGCGCTGGGCAACTCGTTCCTGATCTCGGGCATCATCACGATCTCGGTCGTCACGTTCTCCACCCTCGCCGGCTACGCCTTCGCGAAGCTGAAGTTCAAGGGCCGCGACGGAATGATGATCTTCGTGATCGCGACCATGGCGATCCCGACGCAGCTGGGCATCATCCCGCTGTTCATGCTCATGCGGGAGCTCGGGTGGACCGGCTCGATCGGCGCCGTCATCGTGCCGACCCTCGTCACCGCGTTCGGGGTGTTCTTCATGCGGCAGTACCTCGTCGACGTCATCCCGGACGAGCTGATCGAAGCCGCCCGCATGGACGGCGCGAACCAGTTCCGCACGTTCCTGACCGTCGGGCTCCCCGCGGCCCGACCGGCCATGGCCATCCTCGGACTCTTCACCTTCATGACGGCGTGGACCGACTACCTGTGGCCGCTGATCGTGCTCTCCCCGCAGAACCCGACCCTGCAGACGGCGCTCAGCCAGCTGCAGTCGGGCTACTACATCGACTACTCGATCGTGCTCGCCGGTGCGGTGCTCGCGACCCTTCCGCTGCTCGTGCTCTTCGTGGTCGCGGGTCGGCAGCTGGTCAGTGGCATCATGGCGGGCGCGGTGAAAGGATGA
- a CDS encoding carbohydrate ABC transporter permease has protein sequence MTLTAPPAEQQRTASGSAPAAPPKRPWRHRVSRFDQNASPYFYISPFFLLFGLVGLFPLLYTVWVAVHEWDLLKGEGDFVGVGNFVEILGDAMFWNSIGNTLSIFLLSAIPQLAVALVIAYLLDRGLRAPTFWRMSVLIPFVVTPVAVAIIFSSIFNEADGLANNLLNLIGIADQEWKHNTALSHIAIAVMVNFRWTGYNALILLAAMQAVPRDLYESAALDGAGAARRFFSITIPTIRPTLIFVIITATIGGLQIFAEPRLFDVSTAGGIGGSDRQFQTTVLFLWELAFFRRDLGEASAVAILLFLLIVGIGVINFLISRRISTGDGPKNRAERRRTRTAAAAAATAAASTTIATTTEENAR, from the coding sequence ATGACTCTCACCGCCCCGCCTGCGGAGCAGCAGCGCACGGCATCCGGTTCGGCACCGGCCGCGCCGCCGAAGCGCCCCTGGCGCCACCGCGTCTCGCGGTTCGACCAGAACGCCTCCCCGTACTTCTACATCTCGCCGTTCTTCCTGCTGTTCGGGCTGGTCGGCCTGTTCCCGCTGCTCTACACCGTGTGGGTGGCCGTGCACGAGTGGGACCTGCTCAAGGGCGAGGGCGACTTCGTCGGCGTGGGCAACTTCGTCGAGATCCTCGGCGACGCCATGTTCTGGAACTCGATCGGCAACACCCTGAGCATCTTCCTGCTCTCCGCGATCCCGCAACTGGCGGTCGCGCTCGTGATCGCCTACCTCCTCGACCGGGGGCTCCGCGCCCCGACCTTCTGGCGGATGAGCGTGCTGATCCCGTTCGTCGTCACCCCTGTCGCGGTCGCCATCATCTTCTCGAGCATCTTCAACGAGGCCGACGGCCTGGCCAACAACCTGCTCAACCTCATCGGCATCGCCGACCAGGAATGGAAGCACAACACCGCCCTGTCGCACATCGCGATCGCCGTGATGGTGAACTTCCGCTGGACCGGGTACAACGCCCTGATCCTCCTCGCCGCCATGCAGGCGGTGCCGCGCGACCTGTACGAGTCGGCCGCCCTCGACGGCGCAGGGGCCGCCCGCCGCTTCTTCTCGATCACGATCCCCACGATCCGTCCGACCCTGATCTTCGTGATCATCACCGCGACGATCGGCGGGCTGCAGATCTTCGCCGAGCCCCGCCTGTTCGACGTCTCGACGGCCGGCGGCATCGGCGGCAGTGACCGGCAGTTCCAGACCACGGTGCTCTTCCTCTGGGAGCTGGCGTTCTTCCGCCGCGACCTCGGCGAGGCCTCCGCCGTCGCCATCCTGCTGTTCCTGCTGATCGTCGGCATCGGAGTGATCAACTTCCTCATCTCCCGGCGCATCTCCACCGGCGACGGCCCGAAGAACCGCGCCGAGCGCCGGCGCACACGCACAGCTGCCGCGGCCGCCGCCACGGCTGCCGCGTCCACGACGATCGCCACCACCACCGAGGAGAACGCGCGATGA
- a CDS encoding DUF1761 domain-containing protein produces the protein MVPEINYWAVLLATASSMIVGSIWYAPKVFGTRWSKLANVDMDRPAATAMWPIITTVIVSFITAWVLAGASAIAWHFYGGAFFWGTIVTAVTLWAGFTAARFITHDAFEGRSTRLTTLNIAHELVTVVVMAVIIGVWPPALG, from the coding sequence ATGGTTCCCGAGATCAACTACTGGGCGGTGCTGCTGGCCACCGCGTCGAGCATGATCGTCGGCTCGATCTGGTACGCCCCGAAGGTGTTCGGCACCCGCTGGTCGAAGCTGGCGAACGTCGACATGGACCGTCCGGCGGCCACGGCGATGTGGCCCATCATCACCACGGTCATCGTCAGCTTCATCACGGCATGGGTGCTCGCCGGGGCATCCGCCATCGCCTGGCATTTCTACGGCGGCGCGTTCTTCTGGGGCACCATCGTCACGGCGGTCACGCTGTGGGCGGGCTTCACCGCCGCACGTTTCATCACCCACGATGCGTTCGAGGGTCGCTCGACGAGGCTGACCACGCTGAACATCGCGCACGAGCTGGTCACGGTCGTGGTGATGGCCGTGATCATCGGCGTCTGGCCGCCGGCACTCGGCTAG